A part of Saccharomonospora amisosensis genomic DNA contains:
- a CDS encoding acyl-CoA carboxylase subunit epsilon, which yields MPEQPEHSGPLLRVVRGNPDDAEVAALTAVIAAVAASGEQEAKPATRSLWADPAARLRAPLRPGHGAWRASGLLR from the coding sequence ATGCCTGAGCAACCGGAACATTCCGGGCCGCTGCTGCGCGTCGTGCGCGGCAATCCCGACGACGCGGAGGTGGCCGCACTCACCGCCGTCATCGCCGCCGTGGCCGCCTCCGGTGAGCAGGAGGCCAAGCCCGCCACCCGGTCGCTGTGGGCCGACCCCGCGGCGCGACTGCGGGCACCGCTGCGGCCCGGACACGGGGCCTGGCGTGCCTCCGGGCTGCTCCGTTGA
- a CDS encoding acyl-CoA carboxylase subunit beta: MSSATEPIGTPPAEEPDIHTTAGKLADLYLRYDEAVHAGSARAVERQHARGKKTARERIDLLLDPGSFVELDALARHRSTNFGQDSNRPYGDGVVTGYGTVDGRPVCVFSQDVTVFGGSLGEVYGEKIVKVMDLAIKTGRPIIGINEGGGARIQEGVVSLGLYGEIFRRNTQASGVVPQISLIMGANAGGHVYSPALTDFVVMVDQTSQMFITGPDVIKTVTGEEVTFEDLGGGRTHNTKSGNAHYLAGDEEDAISYVKELLSFLPANNLSEPPVFDSPEPTGESIPDGVSETDLELDTLVPDSPNQPYDMHEVIKRVVDEGEFLEVHELFAPNVLVGFGRVDGHSVGIVANQPTQFAGCLDIDASEKAARFVRTCDAFNVPVLTFVDVPGFLPGTDQEWNGIIRRGAKLIYAYAEATVPLVTVITRKAYGGAYDVMGSKHLGADVNVAWPTAQIAVMGAQGAANIVHRKTIANAAEAGEDVEQLRARLIQEYEDTLCNPYVAAERGYVDGVIPPSHTRGYVTRALRMLRDKRETLPPKKHGNIPL; encoded by the coding sequence ATGAGCAGCGCGACGGAGCCGATCGGCACGCCCCCCGCAGAAGAACCGGACATCCACACCACGGCCGGTAAGCTCGCCGACCTCTACCTGCGCTACGACGAGGCGGTGCACGCCGGGTCGGCGCGCGCGGTGGAGCGCCAGCACGCCAGGGGCAAGAAGACCGCACGTGAGCGCATCGACCTGCTGCTCGACCCCGGTTCCTTCGTCGAACTCGACGCGCTGGCCCGGCACCGCTCCACCAACTTCGGGCAGGACTCCAACCGGCCCTACGGCGACGGGGTGGTCACCGGGTACGGCACCGTCGACGGCAGGCCGGTGTGCGTGTTCAGCCAGGACGTCACGGTTTTCGGCGGCTCACTCGGCGAGGTGTACGGCGAGAAGATCGTCAAGGTGATGGACCTGGCGATCAAGACAGGCAGGCCGATCATCGGCATCAACGAGGGTGGCGGCGCGCGCATCCAGGAAGGCGTCGTCTCGCTCGGCCTTTACGGCGAGATCTTCCGCCGCAACACCCAGGCCTCCGGTGTGGTCCCGCAGATCTCGCTCATCATGGGCGCCAACGCGGGTGGGCACGTGTACTCGCCCGCGCTCACCGACTTCGTGGTGATGGTGGACCAGACCTCCCAGATGTTCATCACCGGACCCGACGTCATCAAGACGGTGACCGGCGAGGAGGTGACCTTCGAGGACCTCGGTGGTGGCCGCACCCACAACACGAAGTCCGGCAACGCGCACTACCTCGCGGGCGACGAGGAGGACGCCATCTCCTACGTCAAGGAGTTGCTCTCCTTCCTGCCCGCCAACAACCTCTCCGAACCTCCGGTGTTCGACTCTCCCGAGCCGACGGGTGAGTCCATCCCGGACGGTGTCAGCGAAACCGACCTGGAACTGGACACGCTGGTCCCCGACTCGCCGAACCAGCCGTACGACATGCACGAGGTGATCAAGCGGGTCGTGGACGAGGGCGAGTTCCTCGAGGTGCACGAACTGTTCGCGCCCAACGTGCTGGTCGGGTTCGGCCGCGTCGACGGCCACAGCGTCGGCATCGTCGCCAACCAGCCGACCCAGTTCGCGGGCTGCCTCGACATCGACGCCTCGGAGAAGGCCGCCCGGTTCGTGCGTACCTGCGACGCGTTCAACGTGCCCGTGCTGACCTTCGTCGACGTTCCCGGCTTCCTCCCCGGTACCGACCAGGAATGGAACGGCATCATCCGGCGGGGCGCGAAGCTGATCTACGCCTACGCGGAGGCGACGGTACCGCTGGTCACCGTCATCACCCGCAAAGCGTACGGCGGCGCCTACGACGTGATGGGTTCCAAGCATCTCGGCGCGGACGTCAACGTCGCGTGGCCGACCGCCCAGATCGCCGTGATGGGCGCTCAGGGTGCCGCCAACATCGTGCACCGCAAGACCATCGCCAACGCGGCGGAAGCGGGCGAGGACGTGGAGCAGCTGCGGGCGCGGCTGATCCAGGAGTACGAGGACACGCTGTGCAACCCCTACGTCGCCGCGGAGCGTGGCTATGTCGACGGCGTGATCCCGCCCTCGCACACCCGCGGCTACGTGACCAGGGCGCTTCGGATGCTTCGGGACAAGCGCGAGACGCTGCCGCCGAAGAAGCACGGCAACATCCCGCTGTGA